In one Sulfitobacter sp. LCG007 genomic region, the following are encoded:
- a CDS encoding 5-formyltetrahydrofolate cyclo-ligase: MNSPDLGALKAAARADAFARRKSARAADPGTGAGVLSELLAGYRGVPLSGYLAIRTEIDPLPAMAEAAAHGPVGVPVIEGAGLPLKFARWEPGRALVPGPFGVPVPETREYFEPELLVVPLAAFDRSGGRLGYGGGFYDRTLEMLRHRRPTLAVGFAYAAQEAEALPLEPTDQRLDLIVTELGVIEPERG; this comes from the coding sequence GTGAATTCGCCCGACCTCGGCGCGTTGAAGGCTGCGGCGCGCGCCGACGCCTTCGCCCGGCGCAAGTCGGCGCGGGCGGCGGATCCGGGCACCGGGGCAGGCGTGTTGTCTGAGCTGCTTGCGGGCTATCGCGGAGTGCCGCTGTCGGGCTATCTCGCCATCCGCACCGAGATTGACCCGCTGCCCGCCATGGCCGAGGCCGCGGCACATGGCCCGGTGGGCGTCCCGGTGATCGAAGGCGCGGGTCTGCCGCTGAAGTTCGCCAGATGGGAGCCGGGAAGGGCTCTCGTGCCCGGACCTTTCGGAGTGCCGGTTCCGGAAACGCGGGAATATTTCGAACCCGAACTGCTGGTGGTGCCGCTTGCGGCATTCGACCGCAGTGGCGGGCGGCTTGGCTATGGCGGGGGTTTCTATGATCGCACGCTGGAAATGCTGCGGCACAGGCGGCCGACGCTCGCCGTGGGTTTCGCCTACGCGGCGCAGGAGGCCGAGGCCCTCCCGCTCGAGCCGACCGACCAGCGGCTCGACCTGATCGTGACAGAGCTTGGCGTGATCGAGCCCGAACGCGGCTGA
- the mgtE gene encoding magnesium transporter, translating into MSDRIEDEVEEIEDEVGEDAYSLTPKLIAAILYSVEIEDRDQLIALMDPLHQADIADLLEQINAFDRARLIRLYDREFDGDILSELDPSVREEVIALLTPQVLAEAVREMDSDDVVDLVEDLEDEQQTAILGALPESERMAVQRALSYPEYSAGRLMQREVVMAPEFWTVGEAIDHLRATPAEELPDQFYHIVLVDPRLHPVGNVTLGKLMRSKREVRLSDIQEETFRIIPAMQEEADVAYAFNQYHLISAPVVDEEGRLIGIITIDDAMAVLDEEHEEDILRLAGVGDESSLSDRVIETTRLRLPWLGVNLLTAIVASMVISLFEGQIAELVALAVLMPIVASMGGNAGTQSLTVAVRALATKDLTGNNIWRVIRREVLVGLINGLVFALVMGVVGLIWFGSPALGYVIAASMVINLVVAGFAGTVIPILLERTGVDPALASGAFVTTVTDVVGFFAFLGLATMVLL; encoded by the coding sequence ATGTCCGATCGGATCGAAGACGAGGTCGAGGAGATCGAGGACGAGGTCGGGGAAGACGCCTATTCCCTCACGCCGAAACTGATCGCGGCCATCCTCTACTCGGTCGAGATCGAGGATCGCGACCAGCTCATCGCGCTGATGGATCCGCTGCACCAGGCCGACATCGCCGACCTTCTCGAACAGATCAACGCCTTTGATCGCGCCCGGCTGATCCGGCTTTACGACAGGGAATTCGACGGCGACATCCTGTCCGAGCTCGACCCGTCCGTCCGCGAGGAGGTCATCGCGCTGCTGACGCCGCAGGTGCTGGCGGAAGCAGTGCGCGAGATGGACAGCGACGACGTGGTCGATCTGGTCGAGGATCTGGAGGACGAGCAGCAGACCGCGATCCTCGGCGCCCTTCCCGAATCCGAGCGCATGGCGGTGCAGCGCGCGCTGTCCTATCCCGAATACTCCGCCGGGCGACTCATGCAGCGCGAAGTGGTCATGGCCCCGGAGTTCTGGACAGTCGGCGAGGCCATCGACCATCTGCGCGCAACCCCGGCCGAAGAGCTGCCCGACCAGTTCTACCATATCGTCCTCGTGGACCCGCGCCTTCATCCGGTCGGCAACGTGACGCTGGGCAAGCTGATGCGCTCGAAGCGCGAGGTGCGGCTCTCGGACATACAGGAAGAGACCTTCCGCATCATTCCGGCGATGCAGGAAGAGGCCGATGTGGCCTATGCGTTCAACCAGTATCACCTGATCTCGGCCCCCGTCGTGGACGAGGAGGGCCGGCTCATTGGGATCATCACGATCGACGACGCGATGGCGGTGCTCGACGAGGAACACGAAGAAGACATCCTTCGCCTTGCGGGTGTCGGCGACGAAAGCTCGCTCTCGGACCGGGTGATCGAAACCACGCGGCTGCGCCTGCCTTGGCTCGGGGTGAACCTGTTGACCGCGATCGTGGCCTCGATGGTCATCTCGCTTTTCGAAGGGCAGATTGCGGAACTGGTTGCGCTGGCGGTGCTCATGCCCATCGTGGCTTCGATGGGCGGCAATGCCGGAACCCAGTCGCTGACCGTGGCGGTGCGCGCGCTTGCCACCAAAGACCTGACCGGCAACAACATCTGGCGCGTGATACGGCGGGAAGTGCTTGTCGGGCTGATCAACGGGCTCGTCTTCGCCCTCGTCATGGGGGTCGTCGGGCTGATCTGGTTCGGCTCTCCCGCGCTCGGCTATGTCATCGCGGCATCCATGGTGATCAACCTCGTGGTCGCGGGATTCGCGGGCACCGTGATACCGATCCTGCTGGAGCGGACCGGGGTCGACCCTGCGCTGGCCTCCGGCGCCTTCGTGACCACGGTGACGGACGTGGTCGGTTTCTTCGCCTTTCTCGGCCTCGCGACGATGGTCCTTCTGTGA
- the guaD gene encoding guanine deaminase gives MGADFLILGQTFEAGEGDPFRDPWPEVVRINSQGGVLVADGQIRAVGDGAALRREHPQAEVVDMGRGLICPGFVDAHAHYPQTAIIASWGKRLIDWLDTYTFPEEMRFGDPAHAAEIAARHLDLTLANGTTTVCSYATVHPESVDAYFAAAERRNQRVVAGKTCMDRNAPEGLRDTAQGAYDDSKALLDRWHGRGRASYAITPRFSPTSTPQQLEALGSLWAEHPDCLMQTHLSEQTDEIAWVKGLYPEARDYLDTYERHGLLGERSVFGHAIHLTPREIDRLAETGAALVHCPTSNTFIGSGLMDLAGLAARGIPVGLATDTGGGSSFSMLRTMAAAYEIGQLRRTPLHAAQLMWLATAGSARALHISDRIGRLAPGIEADLCVLDLGSTPAIAQRAARAGDVWEAIFPTIMMGDDRAVAGVWIAGQRRI, from the coding sequence ATGGGCGCGGATTTTCTCATTCTGGGACAGACTTTCGAAGCCGGCGAAGGCGATCCGTTCCGAGATCCCTGGCCAGAAGTGGTTCGGATCAATTCGCAGGGCGGCGTCCTGGTGGCGGACGGGCAGATCCGCGCGGTGGGAGACGGCGCGGCGCTGCGCCGGGAGCACCCGCAGGCCGAGGTGGTCGATATGGGGCGCGGGCTCATCTGCCCCGGATTCGTCGATGCCCATGCCCATTACCCGCAGACGGCCATCATCGCCAGCTGGGGCAAGCGCCTGATAGACTGGCTGGACACCTACACCTTTCCGGAGGAGATGCGCTTTGGCGATCCGGCCCATGCCGCCGAGATCGCGGCGCGGCACCTGGACCTGACGCTGGCCAACGGGACAACGACGGTATGTTCCTATGCAACGGTGCATCCCGAGAGCGTCGATGCCTATTTCGCCGCCGCTGAACGGCGCAACCAGCGGGTGGTCGCCGGCAAGACCTGCATGGACCGCAATGCGCCGGAGGGCCTGCGGGATACGGCACAAGGCGCCTATGACGACAGCAAGGCGCTGCTGGACCGCTGGCACGGACGCGGCCGCGCGAGCTATGCCATCACGCCGCGCTTCTCTCCCACCTCGACACCCCAGCAGCTGGAGGCGCTGGGGAGCCTGTGGGCCGAGCATCCCGACTGCCTGATGCAGACACATCTGAGCGAGCAGACCGACGAGATCGCCTGGGTCAAGGGACTGTACCCGGAGGCGCGCGATTATCTCGACACCTACGAGCGTCACGGGCTTCTGGGCGAACGCAGCGTGTTCGGGCACGCGATCCACCTGACGCCCCGCGAGATCGACCGGCTGGCCGAGACCGGCGCCGCGCTCGTCCATTGCCCGACCTCGAACACCTTCATCGGATCGGGTCTCATGGACCTTGCGGGGCTTGCGGCGCGCGGCATTCCGGTGGGCCTTGCCACCGATACCGGGGGCGGTTCTTCCTTCTCGATGCTGCGGACGATGGCGGCGGCCTACGAGATCGGTCAACTTCGCCGCACACCGCTGCATGCGGCGCAGCTGATGTGGCTGGCCACCGCCGGGTCTGCGCGCGCCCTGCACATATCGGACCGGATCGGCCGGCTTGCCCCGGGAATCGAGGCCGATCTCTGCGTGCTCGACCTCGGGTCGACGCCCGCCATCGCCCAGCGGGCCGCGCGGGCGGGCGATGTCTGGGAAGCGATCTTTCCGACGATCATGATGGGCGACGACCGGGCCGTGGCCGGTGTGTGGATCGCCGGACAGCGGCGCATCTGA
- a CDS encoding CAP domain-containing protein produces the protein MKHVRLSATLLLIAALIPTLLPVRPALADASAVPAVNRMRESRGLAPLSYSRTLEAVARRHARDMSSNGFFSHTGSDGSNVAARSRAQGYRYCFVAENIAKGQKTLGAALQSWWDSRPHRRNIMTSRVREFAVVGTGDVWVMVLADPGC, from the coding sequence ATGAAACATGTCCGCCTCTCCGCCACGCTTCTCCTGATCGCTGCGCTGATCCCGACGCTGCTGCCCGTGCGCCCCGCCCTTGCGGATGCGTCGGCGGTCCCGGCCGTGAACCGCATGCGCGAGAGCAGGGGCCTGGCGCCACTCAGCTATTCCCGCACGCTCGAAGCCGTGGCCCGGCGCCATGCCCGCGACATGTCGAGCAACGGCTTCTTCTCGCATACGGGGTCGGACGGTTCGAACGTGGCCGCCCGGAGCAGGGCGCAGGGGTATCGCTACTGCTTTGTCGCCGAAAACATCGCGAAGGGCCAGAAAACCCTCGGCGCGGCGCTCCAGAGCTGGTGGGATTCGCGTCCCCATCGCCGCAACATCATGACATCGCGCGTGCGTGAATTCGCCGTGGTGGGCACCGGCGACGTCTGGGTGATGGTCCTCGCGGATCCGGGCTGCTGA
- a CDS encoding 8-oxoguanine deaminase: MTEVLIRGAELILTMDDMRRELTGEDILIRDGTIAAIGPALSTTGEVIRAQGCLVTPGLVNTHHHLYQTLTRAVPGAQDALLFGWLRTLYPIWAGFTPEHMFVSAQIGLAELALSGCSLSSDHLYLYPNGSRLEDTIHAAADLGLRFHPTRGAMSIGESAGGLPPDSLTESESAILEDCIRVVDAFHDPSDGAMCRVAIAPCSPFSVSRELMRDAALLARDKGVMLHTHLAENDEDIAYSLDMFGCRPGQYAEDLGWTGDDVWHAHCVRLDTTEIGLFARTGTGVAHCPCSNCRLGSGIAPVREMRDAGVKVGLGVDGSASNDAGNLVSEARQAMLLQRVSRGADAMSAREALEIATRGGADVLGRPDCGRIAPGKRADIAIWDMSGVEAAGSWDRAALMLAGPARVRDLLVEGRRIVRDCHMVTVDLPLLVERQNWLALSFAE, from the coding sequence ATGACCGAAGTCCTGATCCGCGGCGCAGAGCTCATCCTGACGATGGACGACATGCGCCGGGAGCTCACGGGCGAGGATATCCTGATCCGCGATGGCACGATCGCGGCGATCGGCCCGGCCCTCTCGACCACCGGAGAGGTGATCCGCGCACAGGGTTGCCTCGTGACGCCCGGTCTGGTCAACACCCACCACCATCTCTACCAGACGCTCACCCGCGCAGTACCGGGGGCGCAGGATGCCTTGCTCTTCGGATGGCTCCGGACACTCTACCCGATCTGGGCCGGTTTCACGCCCGAGCACATGTTCGTCTCGGCCCAGATCGGCCTCGCCGAACTCGCGCTGTCGGGCTGTTCGCTGAGCTCGGATCATCTGTACCTCTACCCCAACGGCAGCCGGCTCGAGGATACCATCCACGCCGCCGCCGACCTCGGGCTGCGCTTTCACCCGACCCGCGGGGCCATGAGCATCGGCGAAAGCGCCGGAGGACTGCCCCCCGACAGCCTGACAGAAAGCGAATCCGCGATCCTGGAGGATTGCATCAGGGTCGTCGACGCATTTCACGATCCAAGCGACGGTGCGATGTGCCGCGTCGCCATCGCCCCCTGCTCGCCCTTCTCGGTCAGTCGCGAACTGATGCGCGACGCAGCCCTTCTGGCGCGCGACAAGGGTGTCATGCTGCACACGCATCTCGCCGAGAACGACGAGGACATCGCCTATTCGCTCGACATGTTCGGCTGCCGTCCGGGACAATATGCCGAAGATCTCGGCTGGACCGGGGATGACGTCTGGCATGCCCACTGCGTCAGGCTGGATACGACCGAGATAGGCCTATTTGCCCGCACCGGCACCGGCGTTGCCCATTGCCCCTGCTCCAACTGCCGGCTCGGCAGCGGGATCGCCCCTGTGCGCGAGATGCGCGATGCCGGCGTCAAGGTCGGGCTGGGCGTCGACGGGTCGGCATCGAACGATGCCGGCAATCTGGTGTCCGAGGCGCGCCAGGCCATGCTGCTTCAGCGGGTCTCGCGCGGGGCCGATGCGATGAGCGCCCGTGAGGCGCTCGAAATCGCGACCCGTGGCGGCGCCGATGTCCTGGGCCGGCCCGATTGCGGCCGCATCGCGCCCGGCAAGCGCGCCGACATCGCGATCTGGGACATGAGCGGCGTCGAGGCGGCAGGAAGCTGGGACCGTGCGGCGCTGATGCTGGCGGGGCCGGCTCGGGTGCGCGACCTCCTGGTCGAGGGGCGCCGGATCGTGCGCGATTGCCACATGGTGACGGTCGACCTGCCATTGCTGGTTGAAAGACAGAACTGGCTCGCCCTATCCTTTGCCGAATGA